CTCCTCGATCGGGACGCCGTTTCCATCTTCCACGTCACAGTAGAAGAACCGGAAGTTGCTGATCCCGTATGGTTCCCCTCCCGGTGAGAGCGTCGTTGCGACAGTACCTTCCGTCTCACAGGCGTACACGGTCGCGAGTCCCTCGCCGTCGGCGATCCCGTCGGGTCCTCCCTTCAGGGTCACCTGGCAGATGGGTTCGTTGCTGGACCACGAGAAGCCGGTCGGCTCGTCACCCTTGTAAGACACCTCGTCGATGGTGATTACGATTGTTTTGTCGTCGACGACGTAGGTAAACTCGTCTCCTGCCGTGAGGTTGTCGATGACGTTCTCATCATCCTCTTTGGTCAGCGCAATGCACTCTCCCTCTGTGTCGTCGTCAGATCCGTTTTCCTCGTCCGGTACCTCGAATACGACCGGGTCGTACTGGAGCAGGAGCCCTTCGTTGAGTTCGTCGAGCACTTCACGTAGCGTACCGGCAGCGATCTGCGGTTCGTCTTCCTGGAAGACGTTGTCGCCGTCGTCGTACCACGCACGGGCGATGATGTTGTCAGCGAGTTCTGCGCCGTCGCTTTCCGGGTGATCGCCGTCTTCTTCACCGGTCAAGTCGCCGTGGAGCCAGATGTAGCCCGGATTGTCACACAGTTTGGTGCCGAAAGTGATCTCACCACAGTCGCCCGGCTTGACGTCGTCGAGTTCGATGAGGCTGTCCTCGTTCGGATCGAAGGATGGCTCATCGAACGTTGCGATCTCGTCGCAGGCGAATTCGAGGTTCCGTCCTTCTTTCGCTGCCTCTTCGTGATCGTCGTAGTCGTCGAGGTCGACGTACATGTCGACACCGCCGTCCCGTTCGAACGACTGGAGGCCGTTCCCATCGTGATCCGGGTACGCGTTGACGAAGGGCCGCATCGCCGAGCCGTAATCTTCCGACCGGCTCGACTGCGGGCCGCCGTAGTAGAGTTGCTGCCAGGTGACGCTCAGTTCGAGCTGCCCAGCAGTGAGGGTGTTCCCCTCGAAGGACTCCTCGTCACTGAAGTATGCCGTCGTCCCGAATCCCGCGCCCGCGCTCGCGACACCGACCATGCCGAGGCCAGCGAGCACTTTGCGGCGGGAGATCCCCATCGCGTTCGTTTCGAAGTTGTTCGATTCGTTTGTCATGATGTTCTTCCCTCGTGGAGGGGTCCTCCCGGGGGATTCCCACCGGCGGAGTCGAACCGCCGTTCCGCGGAAGTGCCGCGGTTCGAGTCCGTCGCGATCGACGGGCTCGGTGCCGACGTGGGTGGTCGCCTGTAGATACCCCTTATAAGGGGATATGTATGAGTCGCGTACCGTTGCGCGCCTCGCCGTCAGGGTGTTGCTACCGTGCTTTTCGGGGGTCGTGTCCGGAGGTCTCAAACGCCCGTTCCGGCCGTTTTGGGGCGGTATGGTGTGCCTGCCGCCCGAATTTCTCTCCTGTATCGTGATCAGGCGAACGGATTCTGTGGATCGTCGTTGTGGCGGCACTGTTCGGCGTAGAAGTCGATGTCGAACATCACGGAGTCCGTCTGGACTTCGTTGCCGACGTCGGTCGGCAGCCACCACTCGAAGCCGACACACCGGGTGAGCAACGGCGGGAAGCAGTCCTGCCCCTCCGTGAACTGATTGGAATCGAGTGCGTAACCTTCCTCCAGGACAGCCAGTACTTCCCGGAGTGAACCCTCCGCGATCACCTTTTCGCCGAAGACGACCTGGGCGATCTGAGCGAAGATAGCGACAAGATCGACGTCCGCCGGCGATTCGAAGAACAGCTTGTTGCCGTCGTCTCCGTCTCCGGGGGAGGCGATCTCCACAAGTGTCGTCCGTGCGAGACCGGTCTGTCCAACTTCCTCGAGACCGAAGCCGATGGTGATGATGAGGTAGTCGGTTTCGTCTTTGATCTCGTCGGCCACCGATATCGTATCGTCGGCAGCACCGTTTCCGCCGACGTCGGCCATCGCATCGAGCTTGTCATCACGAACCCACCCTTGCCACTCGCCGTAGCTCGGGAATCCACTCTCGGTACTACCGTCGACCTGTTCGGACTCGTAGGACCAGGTCGGTGCGCCGTCTCCGAGGAGGATAATCACGGGACGCCTGTCGGGCGTTCCCTGGGTGTCGAGCATGTGTCGGCCACCGTAGAGCCCGGCGCCGATGTTCGTCCCGGAGATACCGAACGGCGCGTCCGGCGGGTCGTCCTGTCCGACTTCGTACGATTCCAGATCTTCCAAGTCGTCCACGATAGCAGCGACGTCGGACGCCTCGGTGAGTCCGAACTCCTCCTCGTCGATCCCGCCGAACGTCACAACGCCGAGACGGTCGTCGAGACCGCTGCCACCGACGTCCTCGCGGAGATTGTTCGCGAGTGCGATCGCCGCTTTTCTGGCCTCGGCGATCCGGGATCCTTCACCCTGGCCGATAACGTTGTCCGGGTTGCCGATTTCGTAGGTCATCGAGCCGGAAACGTCGATGACGAGCGAGATGTCGACCGGCTCGCCGTCCCCGCCCTCGTCGAAGATGTTGTTGCAGTTGTCGTCGTACCAGACCCGCGCCTCGATGGCGTCGGCGAGCTGGCCGCCCCAGTCGCCGTCGACGTTGTAGTAAAGTGCGTCCTCGTCCTCCGCCCACGCGGCGAAGTCCTCGGGGTCGTCGTTAGTGGTTTCCTCGTATCCGAGTTCGTCGAGCGTCGCCTGTTCCGGGTCGTTGACACCGTTGTTGGCGTTTTCCCGGAGGCCGCCACCCATCCACATGTACGCCGGGTTGTCGAAGAGGTGGAAGCTGATCGTTGCTTCGCCGTAGTCGCCGGGTTTGACGTCTTCGAGCTTGAAAAGCGGGAAGCCGGCGTCGGTGAGTTCCTCGCGCTCGAATCCCGAAATCTCGCCGTTCTCGCCGACACCGACGTTGGCTGCCTCGACCCAGTCGTTGGGTTCGGGGTAGTCCGGACGGCGGGGTACCTGATCGAGAACGTAGTTTCCGGAGCCCTCCGGGAACTCTTTCACCTGAACCTCTGGATTGTAGTTCGGGTCATCGTCGTACAGCGCCTGCAGTTCTTCGAGACGGCCCGGACCTCCGTTGTAGGTGATCCGGTAGTCCATCAGAAGGTCCAACTCGCCAGCAGTCAACGTGTTCCCCTCGAAGCTCTCCTCGTCGCTGAAGTACGCGGTCGTTCCCAGGCCCGCCCCGGCGGAGGCCACGCCGACCATGCCGAGGCCGGCGAGCACCTTGCGGCGCGAGAGTCCGAATGATTGGTTGTCGTTCGTCATGATTGTCTCCCCATCCGGGGAATCCCACCGGCGGCGTCGAACCGCCTCGTCGGCCACCCCCGATGGGGTCCGAAAGGGATGAGCGGGATCGCCGCTCGTCGGTTGATTTCTCAGACGTCGACGCGGAAGCCGATGTCTTCGCGACCTGGTGTCGCGTTCCAGGACATTGTCACCATTCCGGAGACGACGTCGCCTTCCTGCAGCGTCGCGCCTTCGATCATCAGGTAGTTCGTCGTGGCACTACCGGACGCGGAGACGGAGTCGGCACCCGTTGGGCTCGATCCGTTCAGCATAACGTCCTCGACGGTGATGCTGGCGTCTGCGTCGCGGGTCTTGACTGTCACCCCGATGCCATCTGCGACTGGGAGCGGTGCGTCATCGACCAATACCTCAGTACCATCGACGTTCCACTTCGCGTCACCGCCGTCGATGGTGAGCGAGAACGGAACCGCCTGGCCGTTTTGCCACGCGTAGTTCTCGTCGCCGGAGTGGATCGGAAGGTCGTCGGGATCTCGGATATCGAGTTCGCGGTTC
The Halalkaliarchaeum desulfuricum DNA segment above includes these coding regions:
- a CDS encoding SipW-dependent-type signal peptide-containing protein, which encodes MTNESNNFETNAMGISRRKVLAGLGMVGVASAGAGFGTTAYFSDEESFEGNTLTAGQLELSVTWQQLYYGGPQSSRSEDYGSAMRPFVNAYPDHDGNGLQSFERDGGVDMYVDLDDYDDHEEAAKEGRNLEFACDEIATFDEPSFDPNEDSLIELDDVKPGDCGEITFGTKLCDNPGYIWLHGDLTGEEDGDHPESDGAELADNIIARAWYDDGDNVFQEDEPQIAAGTLREVLDELNEGLLLQYDPVVFEVPDEENGSDDDTEGECIALTKEDDENVIDNLTAGDEFTYVVDDKTIVITIDEVSYKGDEPTGFSWSSNEPICQVTLKGGPDGIADGEGLATVYACETEGTVATTLSPGGEPYGISNFRFFYCDVEDGNGVPIEENGGLCFEPSNTRFIGFEWCLPTSVGNEVQGDSVSFDLSFYTEQCRHNPDPVNPFAEMGNESTQQ
- a CDS encoding vWA domain-containing protein; protein product: MTNDNQSFGLSRRKVLAGLGMVGVASAGAGLGTTAYFSDEESFEGNTLTAGELDLLMDYRITYNGGPGRLEELQALYDDDPNYNPEVQVKEFPEGSGNYVLDQVPRRPDYPEPNDWVEAANVGVGENGEISGFEREELTDAGFPLFKLEDVKPGDYGEATISFHLFDNPAYMWMGGGLRENANNGVNDPEQATLDELGYEETTNDDPEDFAAWAEDEDALYYNVDGDWGGQLADAIEARVWYDDNCNNIFDEGGDGEPVDISLVIDVSGSMTYEIGNPDNVIGQGEGSRIAEARKAAIALANNLREDVGGSGLDDRLGVVTFGGIDEEEFGLTEASDVAAIVDDLEDLESYEVGQDDPPDAPFGISGTNIGAGLYGGRHMLDTQGTPDRRPVIILLGDGAPTWSYESEQVDGSTESGFPSYGEWQGWVRDDKLDAMADVGGNGAADDTISVADEIKDETDYLIITIGFGLEEVGQTGLARTTLVEIASPGDGDDGNKLFFESPADVDLVAIFAQIAQVVFGEKVIAEGSLREVLAVLEEGYALDSNQFTEGQDCFPPLLTRCVGFEWWLPTDVGNEVQTDSVMFDIDFYAEQCRHNDDPQNPFA